aatggaaagacCCACTGTGGCCCtaacactgttttatattttagaaataacactgtttttaataccgtattttctgcattATAGGATGCACtagattataagacgcactgtcaatgagtggtccattttcaaacttttgtcatatataaagcgcaccgaaCTATAAGGCATGTCGTTCACCTCCCAATTCTTGAAACTTCGTGCAGACTGCGCGCCGCgcttcattcaaaatggataattttgctgctctagtggagctggttcgcctgtatcagcattgaTATGatctctatgagagatcacaaagataatcaattggtttaaaactcacggaagaatgcTGCACCAATGTAAGCGTCAAGTAAAcacctccaccgctcgctcaggtctgcgtGCCGTGGGCGGAGCCCTGTGCGACCATAATTGAgtcttaatgctgcaagcagcgtggctttgtagtttaccaaagttgtgctaaaacattacgacttcttacatatataaggctcTCCAggttataaggcgcactgtcgttttttgagaaaattgaaggcttttaagtgcgccttatggtccggaaaatatggtaattaGATTTTAGTATAAGACGTCCAGTCCAGGTTTAAATAGTCTGTTGGAATAATGAATGAGTTTAtcactgtaaacacattttctgacatAAACTGTTTTAGACTGAATGTATTTAATTGATTTAATGTATTTGCTCAGTTTGAACTGTGTGCCccacccaaaaataaaaacattagtaATTTGGACCCTGAATCATTTCTAAAAAATTTTGCATTAGACGAAATGTCTAAATGTTTGTCcacttttgtaaataaatttgccCAAACcatctggacttctgttctgcaactgaagacgtttctcttctcatctgaggagctttctgttcaaacagcagagaggagttcagcttttaaagctgagatgttctgtaagatGGACTAAACCAGACATGAGCTCATCACCCCCGGGtcattttctgtccatcagCTTCCAGTCTGTTTTAGACTTGATTTTAAACTTAAGACCAGGACCTTAAGATAAACTTAAACATCTTCACTGTTTGTCCCTGAGTCTGAATACAAACGTTGAGCTAACCGGGCCTTTTGGGTCGCTGAACCCAGACTGTAGAACCAACAACCTCAGGACTGCATCACTGATCTGgacctttttaaatctaatctttaaaccttttattgaGGCAGGCTTTAATACCTGGTGGCACTCTggtgtttttgtattgttttattgattgtttttacttttgtgttgtgaagcactttgtgctCCGTTTGGCTGttataaaaaactataaataaatgttgattggTTGATGATTTCTATGTATTTCTACAGAAACAGTGTTGGTTTTTATCTGTGCTGCTGATTTGTTGTTGGAGATTCATTCTGAAATGATCAGTTTGTTCTGGTAAAAGGTCACAGGTCATCCTTTTCTGATTTAACCCCTTatcctcttcttctgctgttttcaggCCGTCAGTATGATGCGTAAAGACGTCAACAAGCCGAAGGGGAAGACGTCGGCGTACGCCTTCTTTGTTCAGACGTGTCGAGAGGAACACCGCAAGAAAAATCCTGAACAGTCTGTCAACTTCGCCGAGTTCTCCAAGAAATGCTCTGAGAGATGGAAGGTGAGACAGTGAGGGGGGACAGGGCAACAGGAAGGGGGACAGGGACACAGGTGGGGCAGACAGGGAGACAGTAAGGGGGACAGCGACACAGGTGGGGGAGACATGGAGACAGTGAGGGGGACAGGGACACAGGTGGGGGAGACAGTAAGGGGACGGGGGGGGAGACGGGTGTGTGGCAGAGAAACAGCTGGTGGGGCAGAGGACATTCAGGGAAACGGGAAGGGGACAGAGACAATCCTTTGTGGTGATGGGAAGGTTAATGATATTTCCATCTTTAATCagaaagaagctgcagctcaaacattaaatcagttttctctcctctttttaatcaaacattctgctgcagttttttttttacatttttttttattcagagtcGGGGGAGCtggtttctgtttcagctgttactgtgagagacgggggacacctgCACAAggaccagtccatcacagggacacatggagacaaacaaccattcaccctctcactcacaccaagggacaatttagagttaccagttaacccaacatgcatgttctcggtctgtgggaggaaacactCACATGcaggggagaacatgtaaactccacacagaagcGCGCCCCCCCCCCCTGTAGGACAGTGCTAGGAGAAATGCTGCATTTACTGATGGATGTCAACTAtagagtcaaaaacaaaaagcagaaggtTTTAGGACTTGTGCAGGTGTTGGTTCCTAAACAGGACCTGGTTTTCCTCCCTGACTgacctctgtctgtctctgctgttGCCAGGCTCTGTCTCCCAGTGACAAGAAGCGCTTTGAGGACATGGCCAAGGCTGACAAGGTGCGCTACAACCGGGAGATGAGGGACTATGTCCCCCCTAAAGGCTTCGGAAAGAGGGGCCGCAAGAGGAAAGACCCCAACGCCCCCAAGAGACCCCCGTAAgtctgcaggtccacagatCAGTGGTCTCTGAGACCCCGTAATTCTGCAGGTCCACAGATCAGTGATCTCTGAGACACCTGTAGgtctgcaggtccacagatCAGTGGTCTCTGAGACACCTGTAGgtctgcaggtccacagatCAGTGGTCTTTGAGACACCTGTAGgtctgcaggtccacagatCAGTGATCTCTGAGACACCTGTAGgtctgcaggtccacagatCAGTGGTCTCCGAGACCCCATAAgtctgcaggtccacagatCAGTGGTCTCTGAGACCCCGTAAgtctgcaggtccacagatCAGTGGTCTCTGAGACACCTGTAGgtctgcaggtccacagatCAGTGGTCTTTGAGACACCTGTAGgtctgcaggtccacagatCAGTGATCTCTGAGACACCTGTAGgtctgcaggtccacagatCAGTGGTCTCCGAGACCCCATAAgtctgcaggtccacagatCAGTGGTCTCTGAGACCCCGTAAgtctgcaggtccacagatCAGTGGTCTCTGAGACACCTGTAGgtctgcaggtccacagatCAGTGGTCTTTGAGACACCTGTAGgtctgcaggtccacagatCAGTGATCTCTGAGACACCTGTAGgtctgcaggtccacagatCAGTGGTCTCCGAGACCCCATAAgtctgcaggtccacagatCAGTGGTCTCTGAGACCCCGTAAgtctgcaggtccacagatCAGTGGTCTCTGAGACACCTGTAGgtctgcaggtccacagatCAGTGGTCTTTGAGACACCTGTAGgtctgcaggtccacagatCAGTGATCTCTGAGACACCTGTAGgtctgcaggtccacagatCAGTGGTCTCCGAGACCCCATAAgtctgcaggtccacagatCAGTGGTCTCTGAGACCCCGTAAgtctgcaggtccacagatCAGTGGTCTCTGAGACACCTGTAGgtctgcaggtccacagatCAGTGGTCTTTGAGACACCTGTAGgtctgcaggtccacagatCAGTGATCTCTGAGACACCTGTAGgtctgcaggtccacagatCAGTGGTCTCCGAGACCCCATAAgtctgcaggtccacagatCAGTGGTCTCTGAGACCCCGTAAgtctgcaggtccacagatCAGTGGTCTCTGAGACACCTGTAGgtctgcaggtccacagatCAGTGGTCTTTGAGACACCTGTAGgtctgcaggtccacagatCAGTGATCTCTGAGACACCTGTAGgtctgcaggtccacagatCAGTGGTCTCCGAGACCCCATAAgtctgcaggtccacagatCAGTGGTCTCTGAGACCCCGTAAgtctgcaggtccacagatCAGTGGTCTCTGAGACACCTGTAGgtctgcaggtccacagatCAGTGGTCTTTGAGACACCTGTAGgtctgcaggtccacagatCAGTGATCTCTGAGACACCTGTAGgtctgcaggtccacagatCAGTGGTCTCCGAGACCCCATAAgtctgcaggtccacagatCAGTGGTCTCTGAGACCCCGTAAgtctgcaggtccacagatCAGTGGTCTCTGAGACACCTGTAGgtctgcaggtccacagatCAGTGGTCTTTGAGACACCTGTAGgtctgcaggtccacagatCAGTGATCTCTGAGACACCTGTAGgtctgcaggtccacagatCAGTGGTCTCCGAGACCCCATAAgtctgcaggtccacagatCAGTGGTCTCTGAGACCCCGTAAgtctgcaggtccacagatCAGTGGTCTCTGAGACACCTGTAGgtctgcaggtccacagatCAGTGGTCTTTGAGACACCTGTAGgtctgcaggtccacagatCAGTGATCTCTGAGACACCTGTAGgtctgcaggtccacagatCAGTGGTCTCCGAGACCCCATAAgtctgcaggtccacagatCAGTGGTCTCTGAGACCCCGTAAgtctgcaggtccacagatCAGTGGTCTCTGAGACACCTGTAGgtctgcaggtccacagatCAGTGGTCTTTGAGACACCTGTAGgtctgcaggtccacagatCAGTGATCTCTGAGACACCTGTAGgtctgcaggtccacagatCAGTGGTCTCCGAGACCCCATAAgtctgcaggtccacagatCAGTGGTCTCTGAGACCCCGTAAgtctgcaggtccacagatCAGTGGTCTCTGAGACACCTGTAGgtctgcaggtccacagatCAGTGGTCTTTGA
This DNA window, taken from Kryptolebias marmoratus isolate JLee-2015 unplaced genomic scaffold, ASM164957v2 Scaffold118, whole genome shotgun sequence, encodes the following:
- the LOC108228710 gene encoding high mobility group protein B2 — protein: MMRKDVNKPKGKTSAYAFFVQTCREEHRKKNPEQSVNFAEFSKKCSERWKALSPSDKKRFEDMAKADKVRYNREMRDYVPPKGFGKRGRKRKDPNAPKRPPSAFFVFCSEYRPSVKQQYPGLSIGDCAKKLGEMWSKLSQSEKQPYEEKAQKLREKYDRDMVAYRGGGTYTRNPDSSAQGGEEEEDEEGEDEDDEEEDDE